Proteins encoded within one genomic window of Candidatus Atribacteria bacterium:
- a CDS encoding (2Fe-2S)-binding protein encodes MKKLVIEFTINQQKRRLFVKPNDLLINIIRNDLFLTGSKYSCGIGECGACTVLLDGEPVLSCLTLAATVDGKEITTIEGLAKGNELHPIQISFLKNAAVQCGFCTPSMILTATALLKENPNPTEDEIRDYIRGNICRCTGYVQIVKAIKSCAIEQNS; translated from the coding sequence ATGAAGAAATTAGTAATAGAGTTCACTATTAACCAGCAAAAGAGAAGGCTTTTTGTAAAACCAAATGACCTTTTAATTAATATCATAAGAAACGATTTATTTCTAACCGGAAGTAAATACAGCTGCGGTATCGGTGAATGCGGTGCCTGCACTGTTTTATTAGATGGAGAGCCAGTTTTATCTTGCCTGACCTTGGCGGCAACTGTCGACGGCAAAGAAATTACTACCATTGAAGGGCTGGCAAAGGGAAATGAGCTGCATCCTATACAAATATCCTTTTTAAAGAATGCAGCAGTGCAGTGCGGATTTTGTACGCCAAGCATGATATTAACTGCCACAGCACTATTAAAAGAAAATCCTAATCCTACAGAAGATGAGATTAGAGACTATATAAGAGGGAATATCTGCCGTTGTACCGGGTATGTGCAAATAGTGAAAGCGATTAAGTCTTGTGCAATTGAGCAAAATAGCTAA